One window of the Anomalospiza imberbis isolate Cuckoo-Finch-1a 21T00152 chromosome 24, ASM3175350v1, whole genome shotgun sequence genome contains the following:
- the BACE1 gene encoding beta-secretase 1 — protein MAPAWPWLLLWLGVLRALPAPPRIRLPLRGGAAPPSGHRQRRAPLDTEPDGAGSFVEMIDNLRGKSGQGYYVEMTVGSPPQKLNILVDTGSSNFAVGAAPHPFLRRYYQRQLSSTYRDLRKGVYVPYTQGKWEGELGTDLVTIPHGPNVTVRANIAAITESDKFFINGSNWEGILGLAYAEIARPDDSLEPFFDSLVKQTRVPNIFSLQLCGTGFSPNETEAVASVGGSMIIGGIDRSLYVGDIWYTPIRKEWYYEVIIVKLEVNGQDLNMDCKEYNYDKSIVDSGTTNLRLPKKVFEAAVKSIKTASSTEKFPDGFWLGEQLVCWQVGTTPWHIFPVLSLYLMGEATNQSFRITILPQQYLRPVEDVATSQDDCYKFAISQSSTGTVMGAVIMEGFYVVFDRARKRIGFAVSACHVHDEFRTAAVDGPHLHSNMEDCGYNIPQTDESTLMTIAYVMAAICALFMLPLCLMVFQWRCFRCLRRDHDDFADDISLLK, from the exons ATGGCGCCCGcctggccctggctgctgctgtggctgggggTTCTGCGCgccctcccggccccgccgcgcatCCGGCTGCCGCTgcggggcggcgcggccccgccgtcGGGGCACCGGCAGCGCCGGGCGCCGCTGGACACCGAGCCCGACGGCGCCGGCAGCTTCGTGGAGATGATCGACAACCTGCGGGGCAAGTCCGGGCAGGGGTACTACGTGGAGATGACGGTGGGCAGCCCCCCGCAGAAG ctgaataTCCTGGTGGACACAGGGAGCAGTAACTTCGCTGTGGGAGCTGCACCACACCCCTTCCTCCGGAGATACTACCAGCGGCAGCT GTCCAGCACATACCGCGACCTGCGGAAGGGAGTGTACGTGCCCTACACCCAGGGCAAGTGGGAAGGGGAGCTGGGCACTGACCTTGTCACCATCCCCCACGGCCCCAACGTCACTGTCAGAGCCAACATCGCTGCCATCACGGAGTCGGACAAATTCTTCATCAACGGCTCCAACTGGGAAGGGATCCTGGGACTGGCGTATGCCGAGATTGCCCGG CCTGACGACAGCCTGGAGCCCTTCTTTGACTCCCTGGTGAAGCAGACACGGGTGCCCAACATCTTCTCCCTGCAGCTGTGCGGGACAGGCTTCTCTCCCAACGAGACAGAGGCCGTGGCCTCGGTGGGAGGCAGCATG ATCATCGGTGGCATCGACCGCTCGCTGTACGTGGGTGACATCTGGTACACCCCCATCCGCAAGGAGTGGTACTACGAGGTCATCATCGTCAAGCTGGAGGTCAACGGGCAGGACCTGAACATGGACTGCAAAGAG TACAACTACGACAAGAGCATTGTGGACAGCGGGACCACCAACCTCAGGCTACCAAAGAAGGTGTTTGAGGCTGCGGTGAAATCCATCAAAACAGCATCTTCG ACGGAGAAGTTCCCAGATGGCTTCTGGCTGGGGGAGCAGCTGGTTTGCTGGCAGGTCGGCACCACGCCCTGGCACATCTTCCCAGTCCTGTCCCTCTACCTGATGGGGGAGGCCACCAACCAGTCCTTCCGGATCACCATCCTGCCCCAG CAATACCTGCGCCCGGTGGAGGACGTGGCCACCTCTCAGGACGACTGCTACAAGTTTGCCATCTCCCAGTCCTCCACCGGCACCGTCATGGGCGCCGTGATCATGGAGGGTTTCTACGTGGTGTTCGACCGCGCCCGCAAGCGCATCGGCTTCGCCGTCAGCGCCTGCCACG TGCACGACGAGTTCCGGACGGCCGCGGTGGACGGGCCCCACCTGCACTCCAACATGGAGGACTGCGGCTACAACATCCCGCAGACGGACGAGTCCACCCTGATGACCATCGCCTACGTCATGGCGGCCATCTGCGCCCTCTTCATGCTGCCCCTGTGCCTCATGGTGTTCCAGTGGCGCTGCTTCCGCTGCCTGCGGCGGGACCACGACGACTTCGCCGACGACATCTCCTTGCTGAAGTGA